One genomic segment of Ignavibacteriales bacterium includes these proteins:
- a CDS encoding MBL fold metallo-hydrolase: MKRYFSICIFFFIFFYTVAAQYSFKCDSINTSNGILKIYFIGHGTLMFEYQKQIIHVDPWNKLADYQKLPKADVILLTHHHPDHLDTTAINHILKSKTTIVGTRSTFETIQRGKILHNYDTTMTGGIKIIAVPAYNITEERNKFHPKERDNGYILSIDGKRIYIAGDTENIPEMKTLGIIDVAFLPMNQPYTMLPEQLANAARMINPKVLYPYHFSDNDTTGLRKLLNGTNIDLRFRSMR, translated from the coding sequence ATGAAAAGATATTTCTCAATCTGTATTTTCTTTTTCATCTTCTTCTATACCGTTGCCGCTCAGTATTCTTTTAAATGTGACTCGATTAATACTTCTAACGGAATACTGAAAATATATTTCATCGGACATGGTACTTTGATGTTTGAATATCAAAAACAAATAATTCATGTCGATCCATGGAATAAACTTGCTGATTACCAAAAACTACCTAAAGCCGATGTCATTCTTTTAACTCATCATCATCCCGATCATCTCGACACAACAGCAATTAACCATATATTAAAATCAAAAACAACGATCGTTGGAACCAGATCTACTTTTGAGACTATTCAAAGGGGTAAAATATTACATAATTACGACACCACTATGACCGGTGGAATAAAAATAATTGCAGTACCCGCTTACAACATCACCGAGGAACGAAACAAATTCCATCCGAAAGAAAGAGATAATGGTTATATTCTTTCAATCGATGGAAAACGTATTTACATCGCGGGTGACACAGAAAATATTCCAGAGATGAAAACACTTGGGATAATTGATGTCGCCTTTCTTCCCATGAATCAACCATACACAATGCTTCCGGAACAATTAGCAAATGCCGCACGAATGATAAACCCAAAAGTTCTTTATCCTTATCACTTCAGCGATAATGATACAACAGGATTGAGAAAATTATTGAATGGAACAAATATTGACTTGCGCTTTCGATCTATGAGATGA
- a CDS encoding oligopeptide transporter, OPT family, which translates to MNESKKVTPFISADANLPEFTLRVVILGVIMAVIMGAANAYLGLKAGMTIAATYTTAVISMAVLKILKGNILEENAARTIGSIGGNVATGAIFTLPAFFIASIWNPFFSIEHYIISTLMLIFAGILGIMFVTILRRVLVEDVELPFPESIAAAEIHKSGQGGEQSSKYLFAGMGVGAFISALVEFKFIAAGWQKVVSLTKGSLMLRAPGMNPAYFGVGYIIGPKLGAINFSGGVLAWGLLTPIIAYFIHRDNPETVSNWTTEFTFIWKNYVRYIAIGGMLVGAFYTLYKMRNSLFSGIIRSFSYVRKSAAGGDNILRTEKDINIRWSLLLIGIIVLVMLAIFNYFTGSLFPAAVASVVMLFLGFVFAAVSGYLVGIIGVSNNPTSGLTVSVLIVVAFLMVGLGMKGEAAIAAVLGVAAFTCTSVSVAGEMMQDLKAGHILGCTPWRMQVGDIFGVTAAALAMFFVLSLLHLGDIKQVVGNEIEKLEKSGVQNIEYKGKNQQLLGSTFSLNELKQMEPEQQNDILGTQAGFGGEKLAAPQASLMAVVARGIVEMKTEFILIAVGMLMGFGFILMQVKSPMLICVGMYLPIDTSFAIFLGGAMKGILEKIAEKRKISDTQKEKMNNIGVLLASGLIAGEALLGLLFAGLAFGEIKLFHAFESPFYVPSIIAMILLGIFLIRIPLRKAK; encoded by the coding sequence ATGAACGAATCAAAAAAGGTTACCCCATTTATTTCCGCTGATGCCAACCTTCCAGAATTTACGTTGCGTGTTGTAATTCTTGGCGTAATTATGGCTGTTATAATGGGAGCGGCTAATGCATATCTCGGATTAAAAGCCGGCATGACAATCGCCGCGACATATACAACTGCGGTAATAAGTATGGCAGTATTAAAAATATTGAAGGGAAATATTTTAGAAGAAAACGCTGCCAGAACAATTGGCTCCATAGGTGGGAATGTGGCAACCGGGGCTATTTTCACACTTCCGGCATTCTTTATTGCATCGATATGGAATCCGTTTTTTTCGATAGAGCATTATATAATATCAACGTTAATGTTGATTTTTGCCGGAATATTGGGAATAATGTTCGTTACTATTTTGCGCCGCGTTTTGGTTGAAGACGTCGAATTACCTTTCCCGGAGTCGATTGCAGCAGCAGAAATCCACAAGTCAGGGCAAGGTGGTGAACAGAGTTCAAAATATCTTTTTGCCGGAATGGGTGTTGGTGCTTTTATAAGTGCCTTGGTGGAATTCAAATTTATAGCTGCGGGATGGCAGAAGGTTGTTTCTCTTACAAAAGGATCTTTAATGTTGCGTGCACCGGGAATGAACCCGGCTTACTTTGGTGTCGGATACATAATCGGACCAAAACTTGGTGCAATAAATTTTAGCGGTGGTGTGCTTGCGTGGGGTTTACTCACGCCAATTATCGCATATTTTATTCATCGGGATAATCCGGAGACGGTAAGCAATTGGACTACCGAATTTACTTTCATATGGAAAAATTACGTCCGTTACATCGCAATCGGTGGAATGCTCGTTGGCGCCTTCTATACGTTATATAAAATGCGCAATAGTCTATTCAGCGGTATTATACGTTCATTTTCTTACGTGAGAAAGTCGGCGGCGGGCGGTGATAATATTCTTCGCACCGAGAAAGATATAAACATCCGATGGTCGCTGCTTCTAATTGGAATCATAGTTTTGGTTATGCTGGCGATCTTTAATTATTTCACCGGAAGTTTATTTCCCGCGGCTGTCGCGTCGGTGGTAATGTTATTTCTTGGATTTGTTTTCGCTGCCGTTTCCGGATATCTTGTCGGGATTATTGGTGTTAGCAATAATCCTACCAGCGGGTTAACCGTATCGGTTCTGATTGTTGTCGCATTCCTTATGGTGGGACTTGGAATGAAAGGTGAAGCGGCTATTGCGGCAGTGCTTGGTGTTGCCGCTTTTACATGCACAAGCGTTTCGGTTGCCGGTGAAATGATGCAAGACCTTAAGGCAGGACATATTCTAGGATGTACACCATGGAGAATGCAGGTAGGAGACATCTTTGGTGTTACGGCTGCGGCACTTGCTATGTTTTTTGTTCTTTCTCTTTTACACCTCGGAGACATTAAACAAGTTGTTGGAAATGAAATTGAGAAATTAGAAAAATCCGGTGTACAGAATATAGAATACAAAGGTAAAAATCAACAACTGCTTGGTTCTACATTTTCTTTAAATGAACTTAAGCAAATGGAACCCGAACAGCAAAATGATATATTAGGTACGCAGGCGGGATTCGGCGGCGAAAAACTTGCGGCACCGCAAGCAAGTTTAATGGCTGTTGTTGCGCGTGGTATTGTAGAAATGAAAACGGAATTCATTTTGATAGCAGTTGGAATGTTGATGGGGTTTGGATTTATTCTGATGCAGGTGAAAAGTCCGATGCTGATATGCGTTGGGATGTATTTACCGATTGATACGTCTTTCGCTATTTTCCTGGGTGGGGCAATGAAAGGCATTCTTGAAAAAATAGCTGAAAAACGAAAAATAAGTGATACTCAAAAAGAAAAG